A window of the Hydrogenobacter hydrogenophilus genome harbors these coding sequences:
- a CDS encoding ATP-dependent DNA helicase has protein sequence MLQKGLEKRRVQEKFFQIVLSVMDEGGIKIVQAPTGTGKTYGYLIPIIERGQKAIISTGTKLLQEQLRRDIEVLRSYSEYLLGSQVNYLVIKGRSNYLCLDRYYAEKHQIPQIDTAMENGWDGDFEFVNVDQEIKEKLCVDEDYCTPNYRNLCRYKNECYYWGRLKKLERSADILVVNHALLTLKDFEDTQERILVIDEAHELDRYITNSLTSGISLYTLRVEIMGKIREFLPSADADLETFFIENFEKLFKHDKDQIAIERVKQYAEDFQKRIVDPLESLYSRIKEEVRYRIASFLEDRLFVSLSLKDYLLRTNLITQEEFISIKSTYDELSQEEQDFLRKLKSYELLTKKIIRLKEFLKAMREENQELGFIVSRSWSKKLGTYNYKLECFPVFPAGFVDFDGYKGVIITSATADPEDLKKTLGIVGEYYELEHTLPYYQVHFLVYKVDPKDEDWKDCLFRAYKYLRTLYDKVLILLTNKDHKAFFEREEGLAFQGEENLSKLVEELRAGKIKALVGLDSLWFGVDVKGEKGILMSKLPFESPEDPITFHRIRFLKSIGENPFEYQKRKALIKFRQGIGRLMRSKEDRGTIVLCDRRIFKFKEFLVAVKELGIQVKTVK, from the coding sequence TTGCTTCAAAAAGGACTTGAGAAGAGAAGGGTCCAAGAGAAGTTTTTTCAGATAGTGCTTTCCGTTATGGATGAAGGGGGAATAAAAATAGTACAAGCCCCAACGGGTACAGGTAAGACTTACGGTTATCTAATACCTATCATAGAAAGAGGACAGAAGGCTATAATCTCAACAGGAACCAAGCTGCTTCAAGAACAACTCAGAAGAGACATAGAGGTCCTAAGAAGCTACAGTGAGTATCTATTAGGAAGCCAAGTTAATTATCTTGTGATAAAGGGTAGGTCCAACTACCTTTGTTTGGACAGATACTACGCTGAGAAGCACCAAATACCTCAAATCGACACCGCTATGGAAAACGGTTGGGACGGAGATTTTGAATTTGTAAATGTGGATCAAGAGATAAAAGAAAAACTGTGTGTTGATGAAGACTACTGTACACCTAATTACAGAAACTTGTGCAGATACAAAAACGAGTGCTATTACTGGGGAAGACTTAAGAAGCTAGAAAGGTCTGCAGACATTCTCGTTGTCAATCACGCTCTTTTGACTCTAAAAGACTTTGAAGACACGCAGGAGAGAATATTGGTAATAGACGAAGCTCACGAACTTGATAGATACATAACGAATAGTTTAACAAGTGGTATATCTCTCTACACCCTGCGTGTAGAAATTATGGGTAAGATAAGAGAGTTTTTGCCTTCAGCAGACGCTGACTTGGAAACATTTTTTATAGAAAACTTTGAAAAGCTCTTTAAGCATGATAAAGATCAGATAGCTATTGAAAGGGTCAAACAATACGCAGAGGATTTTCAAAAGCGCATAGTAGATCCCCTTGAGTCACTCTACTCCCGCATTAAAGAGGAGGTGCGCTATCGCATAGCGAGTTTTTTGGAAGATAGACTCTTTGTCAGTTTGAGTTTAAAGGACTACCTTCTAAGAACTAACCTGATAACCCAAGAAGAATTCATAAGTATAAAATCTACATACGATGAACTCAGCCAAGAGGAACAGGATTTTCTGAGAAAGCTAAAATCATACGAGCTTTTAACCAAAAAGATAATAAGATTAAAGGAATTTCTTAAAGCTATGAGAGAGGAAAACCAGGAGCTTGGATTTATAGTAAGCAGAAGCTGGAGCAAAAAGCTGGGTACCTACAACTATAAGCTTGAGTGCTTTCCCGTATTTCCTGCGGGTTTTGTAGACTTTGATGGATATAAGGGAGTTATAATTACATCCGCTACTGCAGACCCAGAAGATCTCAAGAAAACCCTTGGTATAGTAGGTGAGTATTACGAGCTGGAGCATACACTTCCGTATTATCAAGTACATTTTCTTGTCTATAAAGTAGACCCCAAAGATGAGGATTGGAAAGACTGTCTTTTTAGGGCTTACAAATACCTTAGGACACTCTACGATAAGGTTCTTATACTTCTTACCAACAAAGATCACAAGGCTTTTTTTGAAAGAGAAGAAGGACTGGCTTTTCAGGGAGAAGAAAATCTTTCTAAGTTAGTAGAAGAGCTCAGAGCTGGTAAAATAAAGGCTCTGGTGGGACTTGATAGCTTATGGTTTGGTGTGGATGTCAAAGGTGAAAAGGGAATTCTCATGTCAAAGCTTCCCTTTGAAAGTCCAGAGGATCCTATAACTTTCCACAGGATAAGGTTTTTGAAGTCTATAGGCGAAAACCCTTTTGAATATCAAAAAAGAAAAGCTCTCATAAAGTTCAGGCAAGGTATAGGCAGGCTAATGAGGAGTAAGGAAGATAGAGGCACCATAGTACTCTGCGATAGGAGAATATTTAAGTTCAAAGAGTTTCTTGTGGCGGTAAAAGAACTTGGCATACAAGTCAAAACAGTAAAATAA
- a CDS encoding class I SAM-dependent methyltransferase, whose amino-acid sequence MGQFEIFKKYESDQWFERNKELLKPMEDIVIQLLDLYDLLDKNSKVLEVGASNGYRLAKLHEKYGCICSAVEPSKKAVKDGIDKFPFIKFYQITAEEMDFHDEFDLVIVNSVLHWIDRKNLFKAVTNIDKALKMGGYLVIGDFQLPFFVKNPYHHIKDEVYTYKQPYKNIFLISGSYLELASICYNHDTKSFKNIDFKNFFCVSLLKKQELYLLQDKVL is encoded by the coding sequence ATGGGACAGTTTGAGATTTTCAAAAAATACGAATCAGATCAATGGTTCGAGAGAAATAAAGAATTGCTGAAACCCATGGAAGATATAGTCATTCAGCTTCTTGACCTTTATGACCTTTTAGATAAAAATAGCAAGGTCTTAGAAGTAGGTGCATCCAACGGCTATAGACTTGCTAAACTTCATGAGAAATATGGATGTATATGCTCTGCAGTAGAACCTTCAAAAAAAGCGGTAAAAGATGGCATAGATAAGTTTCCTTTTATAAAATTCTATCAGATTACTGCAGAAGAGATGGATTTTCATGATGAGTTTGATCTTGTTATTGTTAATAGTGTTCTGCACTGGATAGATAGGAAAAACTTATTCAAAGCTGTGACTAACATAGATAAGGCACTAAAAATGGGTGGGTATCTTGTTATAGGGGATTTTCAACTGCCTTTTTTTGTTAAAAACCCTTATCATCACATAAAAGATGAGGTATACACTTACAAACAACCTTATAAGAACATATTTTTAATTTCCGGATCTTATCTTGAATTAGCAAGTATATGTTATAATCATGACACGAAAAGTTTTAAAAACATAGACTTTAAAAACTTTTTCTGTGTAAGTCTTCTCAAAAAACAGGAACTTTACCTTTTGCAGGACAAGGTGTTATGA